Proteins from a single region of Streptomyces vinaceus:
- the lepA gene encoding translation elongation factor 4, translating to MPAIPSHVPEPSRTDPALIRNFCIIAHIDHGKSTLADRMLQLTGVVDQRQMRAQYLDRMDIERERGITIKSQAVRLPWAPTTGEDVGKTHILNMIDTPGHVDFTYEVSRSLAACEGTILLVDAAQGIEAQTLANLYLAMENDLAIVPVLNKIDLPAAQPEKFAEELANLVGCQPEDVLRVSAKTGLGVDALLDKVVATVPAPVGVKDAPARAMIFDSVYDSYRGVVTYVRVVDGQLNKRERIRMMSTGATHELLEIGVSSPEMTPADGIGVGEVGYIITGVKDVRQSKVGDTITSLHNGATEALGGYKDPKPMVFSGLYPLDGSEYPDLREALDKLQLNDAALVYEPETSAALGFGFRVGFLGLLHLDVVRERLEREFGLDLIATAPNVVYRVVLEDGKEVQVTNPSEFPEGKISDVFEPVVRATVLAPTEFIGAIMELCQTRRGTLLGMDYLSEDRVEIRYTLPLAEIVFDFFDQLKSKTRGYASLDYEPTGEQSGSLVKVDILLHGDKVDAFSAVTHKDAAYAYGVRLVAKLRELIPRQAFEVPIQAAVGSRVIARETIRAIRKDVLAKCYGGDISRKRKLLEKQKEGKKRMKMVGSVEVPQEAFIAVLSSDESAGKKK from the coding sequence GTGCCCGCGATCCCCAGCCACGTGCCCGAGCCGAGCCGTACCGACCCGGCGCTGATCCGCAATTTCTGCATCATCGCGCACATCGACCACGGCAAGTCGACGCTCGCCGACCGGATGCTCCAGCTCACCGGTGTCGTCGACCAGCGGCAGATGCGCGCCCAGTACCTCGACCGCATGGACATCGAGCGTGAGCGCGGCATCACGATCAAGTCCCAGGCGGTCCGTCTGCCCTGGGCGCCCACCACCGGCGAGGACGTCGGCAAGACGCACATCCTCAACATGATCGACACCCCCGGGCACGTCGACTTCACGTACGAGGTCTCGCGCTCCCTCGCCGCCTGCGAGGGCACGATCCTCCTGGTGGACGCCGCGCAGGGCATCGAGGCCCAGACCCTCGCCAACCTGTACCTGGCGATGGAGAACGACCTCGCGATCGTCCCCGTCCTGAACAAGATCGACCTGCCGGCCGCCCAGCCGGAGAAGTTCGCCGAGGAGCTCGCGAACCTGGTCGGCTGCCAGCCCGAGGACGTCCTGCGGGTCTCCGCGAAGACCGGTCTCGGCGTCGACGCCCTGCTCGACAAGGTCGTCGCCACCGTCCCGGCCCCGGTCGGCGTCAAGGACGCCCCCGCCCGCGCGATGATCTTCGACTCGGTCTACGACTCGTACCGCGGCGTCGTCACGTACGTCCGTGTGGTCGACGGCCAGCTCAACAAGCGCGAGCGCATCCGGATGATGTCCACCGGCGCCACGCACGAGCTGCTGGAGATCGGCGTCTCCTCCCCGGAGATGACCCCGGCCGACGGCATCGGCGTCGGCGAGGTGGGCTACATCATCACCGGCGTGAAGGACGTCCGTCAGTCCAAGGTCGGTGACACGATCACCAGCCTGCACAACGGCGCGACCGAGGCCCTCGGCGGCTACAAGGACCCGAAGCCGATGGTCTTCTCGGGCCTCTACCCGCTCGACGGCTCCGAGTACCCCGACCTGCGCGAGGCCCTGGACAAGCTCCAGCTCAACGACGCCGCGCTCGTCTACGAGCCGGAGACCTCGGCGGCGCTCGGCTTCGGCTTCCGCGTCGGCTTCCTCGGCCTGCTCCACCTGGACGTGGTCCGCGAGCGCCTGGAGCGCGAGTTCGGCCTCGACCTGATCGCCACCGCGCCGAACGTGGTCTACCGCGTCGTCCTGGAGGACGGCAAGGAAGTCCAGGTCACCAACCCGAGCGAGTTCCCCGAGGGCAAGATCTCGGACGTGTTCGAGCCGGTCGTCCGGGCCACCGTGCTCGCGCCCACCGAGTTCATCGGCGCGATCATGGAGCTCTGCCAGACCCGCCGCGGCACGCTGCTCGGCATGGACTACCTCTCCGAGGACCGCGTCGAGATCCGCTACACGCTGCCCCTCGCGGAGATCGTCTTCGACTTCTTCGACCAGCTGAAGTCCAAGACGCGCGGTTACGCGTCCCTCGACTACGAGCCCACGGGCGAGCAGTCCGGCAGCCTGGTCAAGGTCGACATCCTGCTGCACGGGGACAAGGTCGACGCCTTCTCCGCCGTCACGCACAAGGACGCCGCGTACGCGTACGGCGTGCGCCTCGTCGCCAAGCTGCGTGAGCTCATCCCGCGGCAGGCCTTCGAGGTGCCGATCCAGGCGGCCGTCGGCTCGCGCGTCATCGCCCGCGAGACCATCCGCGCCATCCGCAAGGACGTCCTCGCCAAGTGCTACGGCGGTGACATCTCCCGTAAGCGGAAGCTGCTGGAGAAGCAGAAGGAAGGCAAGAAGCGCATGAAGATGGTCGGCTCGGTGGAGGTGCCCCAGGAGGCCTTCATCGCCGTCCTCTCCAGCGACGAGTCCGCCGGCAAGAAGAAGTAG
- a CDS encoding DUF3097 domain-containing protein translates to MREYSPDLTPQWKRPKPVPEVPADPDLVVEVAGTDFCGAVVACEAGTVTLEDRFGKRRVFPLEPRGFLLEGAVVTLTRPSRAPAAPLRTASGSVAVPGARARVARAGRIYVEGRHDAELVERVWGDDLRIEGVVVEYLEGIDDLAAVVADFAPGPDARLGVLVDHLVPGSKESRIAASVTSSDVLVVGHPYVDVWQAVKPSALGISAWPVVPPGQDWKTGVCRALGWPENTGAAWQHILSRVRSYKDLEPVLLGRVEELIDFVTGGGEA, encoded by the coding sequence ATGCGCGAGTACTCCCCCGATCTGACCCCGCAGTGGAAGCGCCCCAAGCCGGTGCCGGAGGTGCCGGCGGACCCCGACCTGGTGGTCGAGGTGGCGGGCACGGACTTCTGCGGCGCGGTGGTGGCCTGCGAGGCGGGCACGGTGACCCTGGAGGACCGCTTCGGCAAGCGGCGGGTGTTCCCGCTGGAGCCGCGGGGGTTCCTGCTGGAGGGCGCCGTGGTGACCCTGACCCGCCCCTCACGGGCGCCCGCGGCGCCCTTGCGCACGGCGTCGGGCTCGGTGGCGGTCCCGGGGGCGCGCGCCCGCGTGGCGCGGGCCGGGCGGATCTACGTGGAGGGCCGGCACGACGCGGAGCTCGTGGAGCGGGTCTGGGGCGACGACCTGCGGATCGAGGGCGTGGTGGTGGAGTACCTGGAGGGCATCGACGACCTGGCGGCCGTCGTCGCCGACTTCGCCCCGGGCCCGGACGCCCGCCTGGGCGTCCTGGTGGACCACCTGGTCCCGGGCTCGAAGGAGTCCCGTATCGCGGCGTCGGTGACCTCGTCGGACGTCCTGGTCGTCGGCCACCCGTACGTGGACGTCTGGCAGGCGGTGAAGCCGTCCGCGCTGGGCATCTCCGCGTGGCCGGTGGTCCCGCCGGGCCAGGACTGGAAGACGGGCGTCTGCAGGGCGCTGGGCTGGCCGGAGAACACGGGGGCCGCCTGGCAGCACATCCTGTCCCGCGTGAGGTCCTACAAGGACCTGGAGCCGGTCCTGCTGGGCCGCGTGGAGGAGTTGATCGACTTCGTCACGGGTGGCGGTGAGGCCTGA
- the hemW gene encoding radical SAM family heme chaperone HemW, with the protein MPSALPDGEPMPEDGSLPSHALAGGGDRPLGFYLHVPYCATRCGYCDFNTYTATELRGTGGVLASRENYADTLIDEVRLARKVLGDDPRAVRTVFVGGGTPTLLPAADLVRMLAAIRDEFGLAEDAEVTTEANPESVDPQYLAELRAGGFNRVSFGMQSARQHVLKVLDRTHTPGRPEACVAEARAAGFEHVNLDLIYGTPGETDEDWRASLAAALGAGPDHISAYALIVEEGTQLARRIRRGEVPMTDDDVHADRYLIADEVMAAAGYSWYEVSNWATSQAGRCLHNELYWRGADWWGAGPGAHSHVGGVRWWNVKHPGAYAAALAEGRSPGAGRELLSEEDRRVERILLELRLVDGVPLSLLAPAGLAASRRALADGLLEAAPYEAGRAVLTLRGRLLADAVVRDLVD; encoded by the coding sequence ATGCCTTCCGCACTGCCCGACGGTGAACCCATGCCCGAAGACGGCTCGCTGCCGTCGCACGCCCTGGCGGGCGGCGGGGACCGGCCGCTCGGGTTCTACCTGCACGTCCCGTACTGCGCCACGCGGTGCGGGTACTGCGACTTCAACACGTACACCGCGACCGAGCTGCGCGGCACCGGCGGCGTGCTCGCCTCCCGTGAGAACTACGCCGACACCCTGATCGACGAGGTCCGCCTCGCCCGCAAGGTGCTCGGAGACGACCCGCGCGCCGTACGGACCGTGTTCGTGGGCGGCGGTACGCCGACGCTGCTGCCCGCCGCGGACCTCGTACGGATGCTCGCGGCGATCCGGGACGAGTTCGGGCTGGCCGAGGACGCCGAGGTCACCACGGAGGCCAATCCGGAGTCGGTGGACCCGCAGTACCTGGCGGAGCTGCGGGCCGGGGGCTTCAACCGGGTCTCCTTCGGCATGCAGAGCGCCAGGCAGCACGTCCTGAAGGTCCTCGACCGCACGCACACCCCCGGCCGGCCGGAGGCCTGCGTCGCGGAGGCGCGGGCGGCGGGCTTCGAGCACGTCAACCTGGACCTGATCTACGGCACGCCCGGCGAGACCGACGAGGACTGGCGGGCCTCCCTGGCCGCCGCGCTCGGCGCCGGTCCGGACCACATCAGCGCGTACGCGCTGATCGTGGAGGAGGGCACGCAGCTGGCCCGGCGGATCCGCCGCGGCGAGGTCCCGATGACCGACGACGACGTGCACGCCGACCGGTACCTGATCGCCGACGAGGTGATGGCCGCGGCCGGGTACTCCTGGTACGAGGTCTCGAACTGGGCCACCTCGCAGGCGGGCCGCTGCCTGCACAACGAGCTGTACTGGCGCGGGGCCGACTGGTGGGGCGCGGGCCCCGGAGCCCACTCGCACGTGGGCGGGGTCCGCTGGTGGAACGTGAAGCACCCCGGCGCCTACGCCGCCGCCCTCGCGGAGGGCCGCTCCCCGGGCGCGGGCCGCGAGCTGCTGTCCGAGGAGGACCGCCGGGTGGAGCGGATCCTGCTGGAGCTGCGCCTGGTGGACGGCGTCCCGCTGTCCCTGCTGGCCCCGGCCGGCCTCGCGGCCTCCCGCCGCGCCCTCGCCGACGGCCTCCTGGAGGCGGCTCCGTACGAGGCGGGCCGCGCCGTCCTGACCCTGCGCGGCCGGCTGCTGGCCGACGCGGTGGTCCGGGACCTGGTGGACTGA
- a CDS encoding Uma2 family endonuclease, whose protein sequence is MWRTTEMTAVDERGMAKFFEGFQPPDGVKVELLRGEIVMMAGPDLVHNLIVEDVQDQIPRKRWARLQTQDVDIVDEASEPVPDLVVLDREAQPESGRLLPSQLITLVVEVVSKTSVDRDYVVKRSIYAAGRVSAYLIIDPIVAQCVLLTIPAGTGDDADYRSQRISKFGEPLPLELLGIELNTSDFGTFKGVRPHRHP, encoded by the coding sequence ATGTGGAGGACCACGGAGATGACCGCTGTGGACGAGCGTGGGATGGCCAAGTTCTTCGAGGGGTTCCAGCCTCCCGACGGAGTCAAGGTCGAGCTCCTCCGGGGGGAAATCGTGATGATGGCCGGTCCCGATCTGGTGCACAACCTGATCGTGGAGGACGTGCAGGACCAGATCCCGCGCAAGCGGTGGGCACGGCTTCAGACCCAGGACGTCGACATCGTCGACGAGGCGAGCGAGCCCGTGCCCGACTTGGTGGTTCTGGATCGCGAGGCGCAGCCTGAGTCGGGCCGACTCCTTCCGTCGCAGCTGATCACGCTGGTGGTGGAGGTCGTTTCCAAGACCAGCGTCGACAGGGATTATGTGGTCAAGCGTTCGATCTATGCCGCGGGTCGGGTGTCTGCTTACCTGATCATCGATCCCATCGTTGCCCAATGCGTCCTGCTGACCATCCCTGCCGGTACGGGAGACGACGCAGACTACCGTTCCCAGCGGATCTCGAAATTCGGCGAGCCGCTGCCGCTGGAGCTGCTCGGCATCGAACTGAACACGAGCGACTTCGGCACCTTCAAGGGCGTCAGGCCTCACCGCCACCCGTGA
- a CDS encoding AMP-dependent synthetase/ligase → MSDTQTLIENRPPTVAALFLERVAATPNAEAYRFPVPAAGGSGPDDWKSLSWGQAAERVFGIAAGLLELGLQPEDRVALASNTRVEWILSDLGVMCAGGAVTTIYPSTNAEESAFILSDSASRVLIAEDASQLAKARERRADLPELAHVVVVEAADAVPAPGDPEGWVLSLADLEARGTAYLAKNPGAVKERIGAITADQLATLIYTSGTTGRPKGVRLPHDNWSYMAKATVATGMISSTDVQYLWLPLAHVFGKVLTSGQIEVGHVTAVDGRIDKIIENLPVVQPTYMAAVPRIFEKVYNGVAAKARAGGGAKYKIFQWSVGVAREYAKTSQDNFRRTGSPAVPFGLATKHKIADALVYSKLREAFGGRLRAAVSGASALAPEIGYFFAGAGINILEGYGLTESSAASFVNPGEAYRTGTVGKPLPGTEVRIADDGEILLRGPGIMQGYHLQPEKTAEVLEEDGWLHTGDIGELSPDGYLRITDRKKDLIKTSNGKYVAPAEIEGRFKAICPYVSSIVVHGADRNFCAALVALDEPSIMVWAAENGLEGKTYAQVLAAAETNRLVETYIQTLNEGLQRWQTIKKFRILPRDLDVEHGDLTPSLKLKRPAVEREFKHLIDEMYEGSREA, encoded by the coding sequence GTGAGCGACACACAGACCTTGATCGAGAACCGCCCGCCCACCGTGGCGGCCCTCTTCCTGGAGCGTGTCGCCGCCACGCCGAACGCCGAGGCCTACCGGTTCCCGGTGCCCGCGGCCGGCGGCAGCGGCCCCGACGACTGGAAGTCGCTGAGCTGGGGCCAGGCCGCCGAGCGGGTCTTCGGCATCGCCGCCGGCCTGCTGGAGCTGGGCCTGCAGCCCGAGGACCGGGTCGCGCTCGCCTCCAACACCCGCGTCGAGTGGATCCTCTCGGACCTCGGCGTCATGTGCGCCGGCGGCGCCGTCACCACGATCTACCCGAGCACCAACGCCGAGGAGTCGGCGTTCATCCTCTCCGACTCCGCCAGCCGCGTGCTGATCGCCGAGGACGCCTCCCAGCTCGCCAAGGCCCGCGAACGCCGCGCCGACCTGCCCGAGCTCGCCCACGTGGTGGTCGTGGAGGCCGCCGACGCCGTACCCGCCCCCGGCGATCCGGAAGGCTGGGTGCTCTCCCTCGCCGACCTGGAGGCGCGCGGCACGGCGTACCTCGCCAAGAACCCGGGGGCGGTCAAGGAGCGGATCGGCGCCATCACCGCCGACCAGCTCGCCACGCTCATCTACACCTCGGGCACCACCGGCCGCCCCAAGGGCGTACGCCTGCCGCACGACAACTGGTCGTACATGGCCAAGGCCACCGTCGCCACGGGCATGATCTCCAGCACCGACGTCCAGTACCTGTGGCTGCCCCTCGCGCACGTCTTCGGCAAGGTCCTGACCTCCGGCCAGATCGAGGTCGGCCACGTGACCGCCGTCGACGGCCGCATCGACAAGATCATCGAGAACCTGCCGGTCGTCCAGCCCACCTACATGGCGGCCGTCCCCCGCATCTTCGAGAAGGTCTACAACGGGGTCGCCGCCAAGGCCCGGGCCGGCGGCGGCGCCAAGTACAAGATCTTCCAGTGGTCGGTCGGCGTGGCCCGCGAGTACGCCAAGACCAGCCAGGACAACTTCCGGCGGACCGGCAGCCCCGCGGTCCCCTTCGGCCTCGCCACCAAGCACAAGATCGCCGACGCGCTCGTCTACTCCAAGCTCCGCGAGGCCTTCGGCGGCCGGCTGCGCGCCGCCGTCTCCGGCGCCTCCGCCCTGGCCCCCGAGATCGGCTACTTCTTCGCCGGCGCCGGCATCAACATCCTGGAGGGCTACGGCCTCACCGAGTCCAGCGCGGCCTCCTTCGTCAACCCCGGCGAGGCCTACCGCACCGGCACCGTCGGCAAGCCGCTCCCCGGCACCGAGGTCCGCATCGCCGACGACGGCGAGATCCTGCTGCGCGGCCCCGGCATCATGCAGGGCTACCACCTCCAGCCCGAGAAGACCGCCGAGGTGCTGGAGGAGGACGGCTGGCTCCACACGGGCGACATCGGCGAGCTCTCGCCCGACGGCTACCTGCGCATCACGGACCGCAAGAAGGACCTGATCAAGACCTCGAACGGCAAGTACGTCGCGCCGGCCGAGATCGAGGGCCGCTTCAAGGCGATCTGCCCGTACGTGTCGAGCATCGTCGTGCACGGCGCCGACCGGAACTTCTGCGCCGCCCTGGTCGCACTCGACGAGCCCTCGATCATGGTCTGGGCCGCCGAGAACGGGCTGGAGGGCAAGACGTACGCCCAGGTCCTGGCCGCGGCGGAGACGAACCGGCTGGTCGAGACGTACATCCAGACGCTGAACGAGGGCCTCCAGCGCTGGCAGACGATCAAGAAGTTCCGGATCCTGCCCCGCGACCTCGACGTGGAGCACGGCGACCTCACGCCCAGCCTCAAGCTGAAGCGGCCGGCCGTCGAGCGTGAGTTCAAGCACCTGATCGACGAGATGTACGAGGGCTCGCGCGAGGCGTAG
- a CDS encoding ComEA family DNA-binding protein, translated as MTLRTRTSPSSGATSGPGRSPLSDGRLRHRRRRPRAGSPHPEAAAVRRRAEALLGGGPQPPPPQAPPAPPESPPPQARPDPGPGIRSVADPPPGEAASGAARLSGGAALRLAVRERLPVWLQARCAVEPRTAAAVGVVLAAAVAFGAQQYWTARPQPVTAPPVVAPATASAAAASPGPPGAAGGGGGRIVVDVSGKVRDPGVRRLPAGARVEDALAAAGGVRPGTDVSGLNRARVLVDGEQVVVGAPASPAPGGGAGGGGGAGPLSLGTATVEQLDGLPGVGPVLAQHIVEFRTARGGFRSVEELRQVDGIGERRFADLRKLVRP; from the coding sequence ATGACTCTTCGCACACGTACCTCGCCCTCCTCCGGAGCCACCAGCGGTCCCGGCCGGTCCCCTCTCTCCGACGGGCGGCTGCGCCACCGCCGGAGGCGTCCGCGTGCCGGTTCCCCTCACCCCGAGGCCGCGGCGGTGCGGCGCCGGGCCGAAGCCCTGCTGGGCGGCGGCCCGCAGCCCCCGCCGCCGCAGGCGCCGCCGGCGCCACCGGAGTCCCCACCGCCGCAGGCGCGGCCGGATCCGGGGCCCGGGATCCGGTCCGTGGCCGATCCGCCGCCCGGGGAGGCCGCGTCCGGCGCGGCTCGGCTGTCCGGGGGAGCCGCGCTGCGGCTCGCGGTCCGGGAGCGGCTGCCGGTGTGGTTGCAGGCCCGGTGTGCGGTGGAGCCGCGGACGGCGGCCGCCGTGGGGGTGGTGCTGGCCGCCGCCGTGGCCTTCGGGGCGCAGCAGTACTGGACCGCCCGGCCGCAGCCGGTGACCGCCCCGCCGGTGGTCGCCCCGGCCACGGCATCCGCTGCGGCGGCGAGCCCCGGGCCGCCCGGCGCTGCGGGAGGGGGCGGTGGGCGGATCGTGGTGGATGTCAGCGGGAAGGTGCGTGATCCCGGGGTGCGGCGGCTGCCCGCCGGGGCGCGGGTCGAGGACGCGCTGGCCGCCGCAGGGGGAGTGCGGCCCGGTACCGACGTCAGCGGGCTCAACCGGGCCCGGGTGCTGGTCGACGGCGAGCAGGTCGTGGTGGGCGCCCCGGCGTCGCCCGCCCCGGGCGGAGGCGCGGGTGGCGGTGGTGGCGCCGGGCCGTTGAGTCTCGGCACGGCCACCGTGGAGCAACTCGACGGCCTGCCCGGGGTCGGCCCGGTACTGGCGCAGCACATCGTGGAGTTCCGGACCGCCCGGGGCGGCTTCCGCTCGGTGGAGGAACTCCGGCAGGTCGACGGCATCGGGGAGCGGCGCTTCGCCGACCTGCGCAAGCTGGTGCGGCCGTGA
- the holA gene encoding DNA polymerase III subunit delta produces the protein MATRKNSTDDPLAPLTLAVGQEDLLLDRAVREVVAAARAADADTDVRDLAPEQLQPGTLAELTSPSLFSERKVLVVRNAQDLSADTVKEVKAYLAAPFEEIALVLLHAGGVKGKGLLDAARKAGAREIACPKMTKAADRLAFVRGEFRTLGRSATPEACQTLVDAIGSDLRELASAAAQLCADVEGTIDESVVGRYYTGRAEASSFTVADRAVEGRAAEALEALRWSLSTGVAPVLITSALAQAVRAIGKLASAPRGARPGDLARDLGMPPWKIDRVRQQMRGWSADGVADALRAVAAADAGVKGGGDDPEYALEKAVVAVARAARPQRR, from the coding sequence ATGGCCACCAGGAAGAACTCCACCGACGATCCGCTCGCCCCGCTCACCCTCGCGGTGGGGCAGGAGGACCTGCTGCTCGACCGCGCCGTTCGGGAGGTGGTGGCGGCCGCCCGGGCCGCCGACGCCGATACGGACGTGCGCGATCTCGCCCCGGAGCAGCTCCAGCCCGGCACGCTCGCCGAGCTGACCAGTCCCTCGCTCTTCTCCGAGCGCAAGGTGCTGGTCGTACGCAACGCGCAGGACCTGTCCGCCGACACGGTCAAAGAGGTCAAGGCGTACCTCGCGGCGCCGTTCGAGGAGATCGCCCTCGTGCTCCTCCACGCGGGCGGGGTCAAGGGCAAGGGGCTGCTGGACGCGGCCCGCAAGGCCGGGGCCCGGGAGATCGCCTGCCCGAAGATGACGAAGGCGGCGGACCGGCTGGCGTTCGTGCGGGGCGAGTTCCGCACGCTGGGCCGCTCGGCGACCCCCGAGGCCTGCCAGACGCTGGTCGACGCGATCGGCAGCGATCTGCGGGAGCTGGCGAGCGCCGCCGCGCAGCTGTGCGCGGACGTCGAGGGCACGATCGACGAATCCGTGGTCGGGCGGTACTACACGGGCCGGGCCGAGGCCTCCAGCTTCACGGTCGCCGACCGGGCGGTCGAGGGGCGGGCCGCGGAAGCCCTCGAAGCGCTGCGCTGGTCGCTGTCCACGGGGGTGGCGCCGGTGCTGATCACCAGTGCGCTGGCGCAGGCGGTGCGGGCCATCGGCAAGCTGGCCTCCGCCCCGCGCGGTGCCCGCCCCGGTGACCTCGCCCGGGACCTCGGCATGCCGCCCTGGAAGATCGACCGGGTCCGCCAGCAGATGCGGGGCTGGTCGGCGGACGGCGTCGCGGACGCCCTGCGCGCCGTGGCCGCGGCCGACGCCGGGGTCAAGGGCGGCGGCGACGATCCGGAGTACGCGCTGGAAAAGGCGGTCGTGGCCGTGGCCCGGGCCGCCCGCCCCCAGCGCCGCTGA
- a CDS encoding YceI family protein, with the protein MFGRRRGMETAGSAGQHTSATLTLPHTARLLSCRVLDTVHQPVRQAKFEVTDPIGRRVVSGETDPYGGFTAAVPEGEYRLSVTAEGYAPFHGATLVGDPGQPATGEIVLDAVEPPLLPAPGHWELDPAHSSIAFTAQHIGFAKIRGRFNTFAGGVRIADRMEDSSMHVIIDAASIDTGMRMRDDHLRSADFLDAARHPTVEFYSERFIHRSGSRWAVAGALTLHGTSRSVTLDTEYLGLGTGLEGEPRAACRATAELHREDFGVNWQSVLAQGIAAIGSSVEVVLDVQIVHKA; encoded by the coding sequence ATGTTCGGTCGCCGAAGGGGGATGGAGACGGCCGGGAGTGCCGGTCAGCACACATCCGCGACACTGACGCTGCCTCATACGGCGCGGCTGCTCAGCTGTCGGGTCCTCGACACCGTCCACCAGCCGGTCAGACAGGCGAAGTTCGAGGTGACCGACCCGATCGGCCGGCGCGTCGTCAGCGGCGAGACCGACCCGTACGGCGGGTTCACCGCGGCCGTACCGGAGGGCGAGTACCGGCTCTCCGTCACCGCCGAGGGCTACGCCCCGTTCCACGGGGCGACGCTGGTGGGGGACCCGGGGCAGCCCGCCACCGGGGAGATCGTCCTCGACGCCGTGGAACCCCCGCTGCTGCCGGCGCCCGGCCACTGGGAGCTCGACCCCGCGCATTCGTCGATCGCCTTCACCGCCCAGCACATCGGCTTCGCCAAGATCCGCGGCCGGTTCAACACCTTCGCCGGCGGGGTGCGGATAGCCGACCGCATGGAGGACTCCTCCATGCACGTGATCATCGACGCGGCGAGCATCGACACCGGCATGCGGATGCGAGACGACCACCTGCGCTCCGCCGACTTCCTGGACGCGGCCCGGCATCCGACGGTCGAGTTCTACAGCGAGCGGTTCATCCACCGCAGCGGCAGCCGCTGGGCCGTCGCGGGCGCCCTGACCCTGCACGGGACGAGCCGCTCGGTGACGTTGGACACCGAGTACCTGGGCCTGGGCACCGGGTTGGAGGGGGAGCCGCGCGCGGCCTGCCGGGCGACCGCCGAACTGCACCGCGAGGACTTCGGAGTGAACTGGCAGTCCGTCCTGGCGCAGGGGATAGCGGCGATCGGTTCGAGCGTGGAAGTGGTGCTGGACGTCCAGATCGTGCACAAGGCCTAG
- a CDS encoding DegV family protein: MSCHVAIVTDSTAYLPQPAMSRHGITSVPLTVVLGDEALEEGTEISARSLALALQKRRSVTTSRPSPEEFVRAYRAAAEAGATGIVSLHLSAEFSGTYDAAVVAAKTAPVPVRVVDTGMVAMALGFCALAAAEAAEAGGSVDEAVAAAEKRAADMSAYFYVDTLDYLRRGGRIGAAQALLGSALAVKPLLTLQGGRIEMLEKVRTASKAIARLEELAVERAGAGSVDVAVHHLAAPERAEKLAQRLRERIPGLVEMHVSEVGAVIGAHTGPGLLAAVVSPR, encoded by the coding sequence ATGTCCTGCCATGTCGCGATCGTCACCGATTCCACGGCCTACCTGCCCCAACCGGCCATGTCGCGGCACGGAATCACCTCCGTCCCGCTGACCGTGGTCCTCGGCGACGAGGCGCTCGAAGAGGGCACCGAGATCTCGGCCCGCAGCCTCGCCCTGGCCCTGCAGAAGCGCCGCTCGGTCACGACCTCCAGGCCCAGCCCGGAGGAGTTCGTACGGGCCTACCGGGCGGCCGCGGAGGCCGGCGCGACCGGCATCGTCAGCCTGCACCTGTCCGCCGAGTTCTCCGGCACCTACGACGCCGCCGTCGTCGCGGCGAAGACCGCCCCGGTGCCCGTCCGCGTCGTCGACACCGGCATGGTCGCGATGGCCCTGGGATTCTGCGCCCTCGCCGCGGCCGAGGCGGCCGAAGCCGGCGGCTCCGTGGACGAGGCCGTGGCCGCCGCCGAGAAGCGGGCCGCCGACATGTCCGCGTACTTCTACGTCGACACCCTCGACTACCTGCGCCGCGGCGGCCGCATCGGAGCCGCCCAGGCCCTCCTCGGCTCGGCCCTCGCCGTCAAGCCGCTGCTCACGCTGCAGGGCGGGCGGATCGAGATGCTGGAGAAGGTGCGCACGGCCTCCAAGGCCATCGCCCGCCTGGAGGAGCTGGCCGTGGAGCGGGCGGGGGCGGGCAGCGTCGATGTGGCGGTGCACCACCTCGCGGCGCCCGAGCGAGCGGAGAAGCTGGCGCAGCGGCTGCGCGAGCGCATCCCCGGGCTGGTAGAAATGCACGTCAGCGAGGTCGGCGCGGTGATCGGCGCGCACACCGGTCCGGGGCTGCTGGCGGCGGTCGTCTCGCCCCGCTGA
- the rpsT gene encoding 30S ribosomal protein S20 — protein sequence MANIKSQIKRNKTNEKARLRNKAVKSSLKTAIRKAREAVAAGDVEKATVASRAASRALDKAVSKGVIHKNAAANKKSALATKVASLQG from the coding sequence GTGGCGAACATCAAGTCCCAGATCAAGCGGAACAAGACGAACGAGAAGGCGCGCCTGCGCAACAAGGCCGTCAAGTCTTCGCTCAAGACCGCGATCCGCAAGGCCCGCGAGGCCGTGGCCGCGGGTGACGTCGAGAAGGCCACCGTGGCTTCTCGCGCCGCCTCGCGTGCGCTCGACAAGGCTGTCTCGAAGGGTGTCATCCACAAGAACGCCGCCGCCAACAAGAAGTCGGCGCTGGCCACCAAGGTTGCCTCCCTCCAGGGCTGA